TATCGTCTTGGAAGGGGGAGCTGTGGCGCTCGGAGCGGAGCTCATAGGAGGTAAAGAAGCCCGCAGGAAAGCGGAAAAGACTGATTTAGCGGCGCGCCAGGCGCGCATTGCGCGCGCGGTTGCTAAATTCTGGGCGCATCCTCTGCGACGAGAGGTGTTGCGGGTGATCACCATTGATATGGATAAGATCCCGCTGTTGGATGAATTATTTTTTAAAAATTTTCGGAATCTCCCCCCAGCCTAAATAAAAAGCATAGCGCATAGCGCAAAGCGGCTCGGCGGAGGGAGTTTAAACGCTCTGCGCTTTGCTCTTGGCCCCCATTTGGAGGGAATTATGGCGACAGTGCTTTATGAGAAAAGAAACCGACTGGTCATCATCACCCTCAACCGGCCGGAAGTGATGAACTGCATCGATCCCGCAACCGATAAAAAAATGGCCGAGGCCTGGAACAGATTTAAAGAGGATGAGGAAGCGTTTGTGGCCATTGTTACCGGGGCAGGGGATCAGGCTTTCTGTTCCGGGGCCGACTTGAAAGCCTGGCCTCCCTTCATGATCAAAAAGGATGCCCATTTTCAACGGCGCCGGGCTTATGACGGGCCAGGATTCGGGGGGCTTACCCGGGGGATCGATATCTTTAAACCCATTTTAGCCGCTATCAACGGGAGTTGTTTTGCCGGAGGGCTGGAGATCGCCGTGGCTGCCGATATACGCATTGCCGCCGAGCATGCCGAATTCGGCTGCCTGGAGAGGCGCTGGAACGTGGGTTTGGGGGATGGAGGCACCCAGCGACTCTGGCGCGTGGTAGGGCTGGGGAGGGCCATGGATTTGATCCTAACGGGAAAGAGGATCAATGCCGCGGAAGCGCTGGCCATGGGATTGGTGAGTGAAGTGGTTCCCAAGGGCAAAGCCTTGGAACGTTGCCTGGAATTGGCGGAGCTGATCAGCCAATTCCCGCAAGGGGCCATCCGCACGGACAAGGAAGCTGTTCTTCGCGGGATCGGTGAACCATTGACCGAAGGACTGCGCATCGAAGCTATGCTTTTCAACACCCTCATCGGGACACACGATTTTTCCGAAGGGCCAAGCGCATTTGCGGAGAAGCGTAATCCCCGGTGGAAAAACGATTGACTGGCGCTTCCGGATAAGAAAAGTTCTTGAAAGAAAGACTCCTCCCGGATATAGTCGGGCTTAAATTAGCCACAGAGGACACAGAGATCACAGAGTTTTTAAGACCATTACTTGAACCTTTTGCCAGCGGAAAGCATCTAAACTGTGGATATATCAGATCAAGTTTTAGTTGAAAAATTCAAAGCGGGCGATTTCCAGGCTTTTGAAGCTATGGTGAATCGGTACGAAGGCAAAGTCTATCGGTTGTCCATGCGCATGTTGCGGAATCAACAAGATGCCGAAGACGCACTGCAGGAGACTTTTTTGCAGGTTTACCGGGGTCTGAAAAATTTCGAAGGCCGCTCGAGCTTTTCTACCTGGCTTTTTCGCCTGGCCACCAATGTTTCCCTGATGAAAATTCGCCATCGCCAAACCGAACCGTCAAAATTGTTGCCTCTCGAGGATTATCTCCCGCAACATGAAGAAGGAGAACATCCCCAGATTAAGGATTGGCCAGATCTGCCCGAAGAGACGCTTCTAAGTAAGGAATCCAGGGAAAAGATGCTGGAAGCTCTGGAAAAATTGCCGGCCGAATACCGGGCGGTTTTCATCCTGCGCGACATCGAAGGCCTTACCAATGCCGAAGCCGGGGAGACCCTGGGAA
This portion of the Deltaproteobacteria bacterium genome encodes:
- a CDS encoding enoyl-CoA hydratase-related protein codes for the protein MATVLYEKRNRLVIITLNRPEVMNCIDPATDKKMAEAWNRFKEDEEAFVAIVTGAGDQAFCSGADLKAWPPFMIKKDAHFQRRRAYDGPGFGGLTRGIDIFKPILAAINGSCFAGGLEIAVAADIRIAAEHAEFGCLERRWNVGLGDGGTQRLWRVVGLGRAMDLILTGKRINAAEALAMGLVSEVVPKGKALERCLELAELISQFPQGAIRTDKEAVLRGIGEPLTEGLRIEAMLFNTLIGTHDFSEGPSAFAEKRNPRWKND
- a CDS encoding sigma-70 family RNA polymerase sigma factor, giving the protein MDISDQVLVEKFKAGDFQAFEAMVNRYEGKVYRLSMRMLRNQQDAEDALQETFLQVYRGLKNFEGRSSFSTWLFRLATNVSLMKIRHRQTEPSKLLPLEDYLPQHEEGEHPQIKDWPDLPEETLLSKESREKMLEALEKLPAEYRAVFILRDIEGLTNAEAGETLGISVAAVKSRLHRARLTLRGMLAEYFEKKKQKGI